The DNA window CCTCTCCTTGCCGACGCCTCCCTCCTGTAACTCCTCATTCTTCTTGTTCTGCTGTGGGGGCGTGTCCTCCCTCTGACGCTCCTCCCTCACCACCACAATGCTTAGCGGTCTCTCACCAGGCTTCCTCTCGCGCTCCTCCCCAAGCGCGCTCCCTCCGTCGCTCAGCTCCCCGAGGTGCTCCACAGAGTCACACTTCTCCAGGTCGGAGGCGATGGTCTGCAGGCTGATGACCGACATGCAGTCCGACCCTGCATGCTCCACCTCCTGACGCTCCCGCTGGCCCCACCCGCTCTCCCTGTGACGCTCCACCCACAGCCGAGTTTTCTCTCCGTCCGCCCAGTCGCTCTCTATCCCTCCGACCCCACCCACGCAGCTGCCGACCTGCACAGCGCTCGCCGCTCTGACCTCAGCCTCGGCTCCGACAGGGGAGCTCCGCCCCCCGCAGATGGCagggcgccccctgctggccatgaCCCGCCCCCTCTGAGCGTGGATCTGCTCACTGATCTGCTCCAGGTTCCTCAGAGCCACAGAGTAACGCGTCTTCACCTTCGACACCTGCTCCTCCAGCTGCACCACTTTGGCCTTGTGTTCctgaaagagaggaaacagcCGGTTAGAAACGCTCACACTTGATCCCgtgcctttctttctttaagttCAAAAGTTTAATCCGTTTTCTTTTACCACTTTGGTAACgtgtatttgtatttctttgtaagATAAGAAACACGTCACCGGGTGCTCTCACCTCCAGGATGTGGTTAAACTGAGCCTTGAGTTCGAAGTAGGGTTTGGATTTGAGGATGACCTTCTTCAGGGTTTTCTGCAGAGTCTGGACTCGAGCCTCGGCGTCCTGACAGAGCTGAGTGACCCGCTGGTGCTCCCGTTCGCTGCGGAGAcgctcctcctccgcctcgttcACCTGAGCAggacatgaaacacaaacatgtcgaCCATGGGGATGCAACGATTGAAAAAACCAGAGCCGATATTGTTGATTTTCAAATGAAGACAACAGCAACTTCAAATTTAGTCATCTTACGACCAAGCTAAAGTCAAACCATCAGCAGCCTCCCGGTCGTGTACCTTGGCGGTGGCGTGGTTGAGCATCTCCTGCCATGTCGGGTCCATGGTGTTCCTGTCTGCTAACAGACCCTGCTCTGCTACATACACCATCTCTCTGGCTGCAGTGTGCATGGACACCGCTCGCTCATACCTCAGAGCCGCCTTCTGCGTCTCCTGCTGCGCCTGAGGGGAACCAAAAGACacgaccatttaaaaaaaaaagaacaagggCTGCACACACCTCGTGTCCCTTGAAAAGCCCTTTATAAattctatttattattattatcataagaTTCCTTGCTATATTTCTTGAGATGAACGCCTGCAGGTAATCATTAATAAAAGGTGATGGCTGATTTAAAGCCGTACCTCTGAACACAACCTGGTACCGACTAAGTTTAGAGTGCGATTCCATGGCAATCTGGGCTGCTTAAGAGAGCCATCAAATGCTATGTTCCCACTTACATAAAACTCTTGAAAAAAACTCATCTAAGTTTTTCGctctgagctgcatgtgtgaacgcaaacagctaaATTTTTCACTCCTTTCAGCCTCCTggtgtttttattctgcagaaagtcagagtgagctgatgtgagaacgaagcaggatataatcaggagaattcacctggagcgagtgggagggggggtggtgacgtttattccctgtgatcgctgcacaaccgtagactgtctgcacgccacctctacgatcaccgtgctctaatgaacctgctgcattatgtttcctgttctccagtatgttcttctccactctttggttcagattgagattctgttcaactacacgtaaaGCGACTCGTCGGCCACGTCCCTgtcgttctttttacgtcatgtcttgccgCAGGAGACCCCCCTCCCGTCCAGCCAGGATTTATCCTCCCACTGTCAGGTGCAAGTGGGAGCAGCCAGATAACACGGCGCTTTGGAGCTGAAATTCTCaggagttcatgtgtgaaaatggcttcAGTGACACTTCAAACTCTGACTTTTTGCTGAACAGACCCGTGTCACCCTCTAATCTGGCCTCGTGGTACACCCCCAGGTGCACCTCTAAAGTaaaacttcagtgtttttgtgatCTATCCTGGTGGAATAAAAAGTCTGAGCAGCTCAGTGAGTCCGTCCGCCTGCAGGCAGCTGTTAAAGTCAAGGTTACTCTGATcaggtgtgttttctctgtctctgcatgAGGGAGCAGCAGGACGCTCGGCTGCATGAAGGGGAGGAGACGAGGTCGCTCTGACAGATTAATGACTGCACAACACTTTATGAAGCAGACGCTTAGCGGATCTCCTCTCATGTTTAAAGTCTGCATCTGAACACCATCGCCACATTTCCCCGACTCTCTCTCAATTAGCATTTTTATAACCACAGATGACATCGTTAACAGTTCAGATTAATAATCCATTATTGGTTTTATTGAAACCATTagacctctgctctctctctctctctctctctctctgctcagccTTCTTCGGTTTAATTACACTTTCAATGAGTCCTCAGCGTGTTGATTAAACATGACTGACACTTCTGACCCACAGCTTCAAGAGCTCAAAGTGTTATCAATCAATTCGTTTCATTACAGACAAATCTTTCAATCTGAGAAATCACTGCTGACATTGACCCTAGTTTGCTTGCTCGAAATaaacatcttctctctctcgtctcagAGCGCTCTCTTGTCATCCTGTATAGTCATGTGTTAACAACTAAATGTattaataacatttattatatCATCCACATTACACTCATTTTATGCTTTTCTTAAACAACTGCTAACCCTGACTCTATGTTAGGAAATACTCGATGGtatattcatgtatttttctcCACATTCACCACTAATCTTACTGCCATGAGCACTACTAGAAACTataacaaagaaatacaatataCAAGTGACGATCCAACTCGGGTAACATGgttaaaatacacacagagggTATATGATGTTGGTTTACGACACCTCTGGTCACATGATGGAGTCGTTTGTCCAGTCTGATGGAGGCCGACTGAACCGACACTCgtgtaaacaaaaaaactttgtttatttaataaTGTTACGATGCCGATTCAGAAGTCATAATCTATATGATTTCCTCTCTGGTTATTGGGTTTGGGCTCCTAAAAGCAATAAAGCAGAACAGCCATCTCAGTTTCAGCTTTTAAATCGCTGCAGACCCCCGCTTGAGTTTCTCTCAACATTAGAGCTCAAAGACTTTTAGTCATACACTACACCATACCTGACGGATTCATTGAGGTACACTCAGGACAGAGACTGTGACACTTTTTGTCAAccttcagagcagcaggaggccCCAAACTTTACACTGAAAGATTGTCTTTAGAGTCAGTGCCTCATCACTTATTCAGTAGCAGTGTTCATGTTTGAACCTGATTTCCATgaaatttttgtttttcttaaaatgtagttttaatcaaacatcattcatttgtgtttgtaaGTCCACAAAAACTGAAGACACTGATTGCAATGCACATGTTGAATGTATCCCTCTTCCACTgatccatgcacacacacacactcatgtctcATCTTCAGCTACAACACTCACTTCTTTGGCCAGTCTGCGGGCTTCGTAGTACGGCCTCGCTTTCTCGATGCAGGCGCCGAGCTGCGAGCCCTGACCATTCAGCTTTCTGGCAGAGTCAGTCAGAATCCTCCTGTAGCTGGACCGGGCTTCCTGcagggagcacacacacacacacacacacacacacacacacacacacacacacacacacacacacacacacacaggaccaagCATCACATGCCAAATTCAGTGAACCCTGACATGAAACAGAGGCTGCAAGAATACAAACAAACTGTCTCACATCCAGCTGCAGCTCCAGCTTGTTGATCTCATCGCTGGCCTGGTTCAGgtgctccagctcctcctgcaaacaaaaagcaaatgTAATCTATAAAAGGCACAGTATGAACAGAAAATCTGGAATAAAAGCCATGATACAGTgttgaaaggggggggggggggggcatcagcAGTCCTGCAGGCAGATGCAGCTGATGCTGGGTGGGTACCAGTCTGTGCAAGGAGCAGACCAGTACCATCATGTGTACCTATATTTACATTGTTCAGATTTATTCACTTTGAAGATGCACTTTTACACAACGTTGTTAAAACAATGgaataaatatatttctttaataTTGATATAAAAATAACATGCCTGTATTCTGGggtccagctcctcctcatATTTTGCagcatcctcttcctcccctccagTTTTATTCCGGCTCCACGCAtcttcatctccctcctcctcggTGTCTCCTTTCACTCCTCTCCGCTTCAGCATCCCGGTGCTCCCCGCTCCGCCCTTCGCTTCTtcccccggggtctcctcccgcAGACAGGCCGGGTTGGGGACCCCCGCGGCGGTCGGAGTTTCACGCGAGGTCCCCGGCTCCATCTGCGGCCTGGAGTCCGGCTGTCGTTTTTATCCCTTTATCGAGTTTATGTCCCGGGACAGGAAAGTCCAGTGTCCGTgtttacactggttgaaaacAGCCTGAAGCACACTCGTGATAATAATCATAAAGCGTTATCATGTCCGGCTGTGGCTGCAGTACAAACATGATGTGGCTAACGCTAATGCTAACTTTAGCCAGCCCTCACTCTGGCTGCTCATGATGACAGAGGAACTGTGCGATTCTCTGCCCTGCACGGCTGATTTTACCTACTTATTCAACTATTAATGTTCATATAGAtggattattattttgttgttgttataaaaaAATTACAGTAATTAATGTTGTTTGGCTCCAAAGCATGTTTTGCACGTTTTAATTAATAAATGGAGGAATGTTtggtgtaaaaaataaaaaggtttcacCAGCTATTCATCGGCTTTTGATTTAGAGAAATTAACAGAAGAAAAGTATTCTCccattctgttgttgttttttgagtagttttgatgtttttcagtttGAGGCTATTTCAGGAAGGGGGAAGTTTAAGAAATGTGTTGAAAGAAGTTACATTTTGCAAATGGAGAAGGCTATTAATTACAGAAAGAACAAATGGGAGAAGGGATACTTAAGTACGGCAGCCTTAAGCAGATATGCATTAATATATTTGCCTTGTCTCCGTCTTCCTGATAACCAGTTCTTTTCTTGAGATCCCGACTTATTTTATCCCGACCAAGCGGTaaactctggtgttgaaaatgaagccagtgctgaaatacaaaatcctgcagtttgtcgagtgtccactagaggctggctgcagaagcccaggaagtcacatacacacccattcaaaaaagcctgtttttacataaagaaattaacatgtttacagcctggttcaaaaaccaaataggtctggttagctcatgtctcgatcgacacacactgtacggggggtgaatgttttgatgactcatctgatttgattttatgCAGGATAacagttattcacaataaggcgtgtagctgacctgattgacaggtaaGCGCGGTGtatcaagaggtttaaaaccagcctcagctccagctctcagcctgtcgttaggttgactgaaagttagagcgaggcagcatttccagcatggagaccaccatcaaTGGGACTCCAAAACAGGAACAGATGCTGAATTCGTATGCGCCTCAGGTTGTCCCAGTTTCCGGGTTGAGAAGTTGTTCTTCTTGTCATTTTGACTTAATTTGATTTGACAAAAATCTGCCTTTTGCGAGCCATAGCAACATAAGCGCCAAGCAGTCGTGcagcaacac is part of the Labrus mixtus chromosome 16, fLabMix1.1, whole genome shotgun sequence genome and encodes:
- the sh3bp5lb gene encoding SH3 domain-binding protein 5-like; the encoded protein is MEPGTSRETPTAAGVPNPACLREETPGEEAKGGAGSTGMLKRRGVKGDTEEEGDEDAWSRNKTGGEEEDAAKYEEELDPRIQEELEHLNQASDEINKLELQLDEARSSYRRILTDSARKLNGQGSQLGACIEKARPYYEARRLAKEAQQETQKAALRYERAVSMHTAAREMVYVAEQGLLADRNTMDPTWQEMLNHATAKVNEAEEERLRSEREHQRVTQLCQDAEARVQTLQKTLKKVILKSKPYFELKAQFNHILEEHKAKVVQLEEQVSKVKTRYSVALRNLEQISEQIHAQRGRVMASRGRPAICGGRSSPVGAEAEVRAASAVQVGSCVGGVGGIESDWADGEKTRLWVERHRESGWGQRERQEVEHAGSDCMSVISLQTIASDLEKCDSVEHLGELSDGGSALGEERERKPGERPLSIVVVREERQREDTPPQQNKKNEELQEGGVGKERQESFTKQHHRRVSL